From the genome of Gemmatimonadota bacterium:
CACTGGTGATCTATACGACCGATAATGGACCGTGGTGCCAGTCCAAATACTATGAAAACAAGAAAGGTCATCCAGAGGGTTCCATCTTTTGGGGCGATCCCGGTCCGCTGCGCGCCGGTAAGGGATCCGCTTATGAAGCCGGATCTCGTGTGCCGTGTATTGTCCGCTGGCCGGGTAAAGTCCCGGCTGGGCGCACCTCGGATACGCTCTGGGCCACGATTGATTTAATGCCGACTTTTACCTCACTATCAGGTGTCAAACCACCGATAGATCGCGTGATTGACGGCATTGATCAGACCGCATTGCTTTTGGGGCAGACAGAAGAAGGCCGAGAAACCTTTATCTATGATCAGGTGGGAGATGGCGATGCCAATATGGGTGTCGGTATTAGAAAGGGAAATTGGAAGTTGCTGCTTCCTGGGCGCAAACCAGAACAAGACCATCGTTTTCTGATGGATTTTGGAACAAATGGGCTGGAGTTATACGATCTGGATCGCGACATTGGCGAAAAGAACAACGTCGCAGACGATCATCCCGAAGTTGTAAAAGAACTTCGTGAAACCTTAGACAGTTTTAAAAAAGGCGTAGTGGAATGATGGAAAGGAGTAGCGAATGGGTGCGTTTTATATACCCGAAGATGCAGAGGCGCAGTTTGAAGAGCGCGGTTATTTTGTGGTTCGAAATCTGATTTCAGCCCGATCCGTTGAGGCGGTGCGAAGCGAGCTTGAGCGGGTCATCGCAGAAAAGCCGGAAGGATTCAGGTTGACCACTGATCGCGCAGATGATACAGGTGTTGAAGGTGATGCGGCGGTATGGGCTGTTGGGGATCGCGATCTGCACAGTCCAGTTCTTTGGGAGGAGTGGCTGACCGCAGAAAACGTGATTGCAATGAACCGACGCTTTCTGGGTGAAAATGTTCGCGTTCAGGGCACGCGTTTTTTTACCAAACAGGCCCGAATAGGTGAATCTGTGCCCTGGCATCAGGACATTTGGTTGTGGGAGCGCGATGCGTCACATGGCATCAGGCCACACAAGCGAGAACATTTCAACTGCTGGGTGGCTCTGGAGGCTGTCGATCTGGAGAATGGATGTCTGCACGTTATGCCCGGTAGCCACAAAGGAGGCGTGATCGAACACGTTCAGTATGATGGGTTGCATCCGGAGATTCCGCGTGAGATGGTCGCGGAGAGAACGCCTGAACCTGTGCTCTTAGGGCCGGGCGATGCGGTGGTCTGGCATTCTCACATGTGGCATATGAGTCCACCAAATCCGAGCGATCG
Proteins encoded in this window:
- a CDS encoding phytanoyl-CoA dioxygenase family protein, with product MGAFYIPEDAEAQFEERGYFVVRNLISARSVEAVRSELERVIAEKPEGFRLTTDRADDTGVEGDAAVWAVGDRDLHSPVLWEEWLTAENVIAMNRRFLGENVRVQGTRFFTKQARIGESVPWHQDIWLWERDASHGIRPHKREHFNCWVALEAVDLENGCLHVMPGSHKGGVIEHVQYDGLHPEIPREMVAERTPEPVLLGPGDAVVWHSHMWHMSPPNPSDRTRWGGVMITFREEMAEKANQADRGMLIRNGVACSYPGPIR
- a CDS encoding sulfatase-like hydrolase/transferase, which codes for LVIYTTDNGPWCQSKYYENKKGHPEGSIFWGDPGPLRAGKGSAYEAGSRVPCIVRWPGKVPAGRTSDTLWATIDLMPTFTSLSGVKPPIDRVIDGIDQTALLLGQTEEGRETFIYDQVGDGDANMGVGIRKGNWKLLLPGRKPEQDHRFLMDFGTNGLELYDLDRDIGEKNNVADDHPEVVKELRETLDSFKKGVVE